A genomic segment from Acyrthosiphon pisum isolate AL4f chromosome A3, pea_aphid_22Mar2018_4r6ur, whole genome shotgun sequence encodes:
- the LOC100570634 gene encoding vacuolar protein sorting-associated protein 13C isoform X2 produces MEYGPAVQMSIGSIYLSDLQHICKSGHTVVLFSITTNSLVQESTNLLYRKVKADCPDFKSHFHSVEKSLVLDLNHVSCVFHRTSFIKFYKYMQYIIQRIGNRRIFSSLTTENIQNCVNNCFSNNDPPVPQGATKFSYSARISNFQILICDTEFEFLDVKIGGLESDCTFKANDRMVFRFYVMNMSIDDLSRMTLYPKLLYTDADKLLEFKYVRHNPRLYKTSIEAQTDDVKSDGSIKLYIGQVHITVLCSILLDFQYFIDPIISEELVDFSRRLRKVLLPFTPDFRNGWKSKMHLSICLHFPVVLFPQNSTSPNVILCSLGDLTVENFFKEQLKKDYDNLDIVDNILANWDAINVSRAIMTLDGTLIIQEPMVESFGIRLNIKRNTTNKLLYRMNGGIDNIQINLGQKDLAIFLLVWADNFEYGHCIEEMLYMMMPHISGILEDQDLKKIQVFFNHETSIHEIDFKFSIDGIQIALFANSDEILSSPIRDINHSLCRFDLDEINIKIDMFSDDRVILSTTVQRCMLEDTRRHNTSEKMIFEPVGPSDSSNEVHISVSTPPLFDLSFEKTYSGDRTIHIHLDKTRLNFSIPFVVELTQFVLDSLPIKRKNTDGTLASPMLNVDSHRKYPDEKRSVERKPMNIEKQSALTISVRFGRPEIAILPPGVEELDIRDQVLLCRTEFLLDYGRHPGHEERLVCSLSNFHILAVSKKRRAEKMVLHPCDIEFSRTLKSGDHDAIEILIRSSPLNVHLSTSTVHIILNAIDLMEFNYDEDPDFEGSSYREFKNDDLWTPKSIVPNTVPNKLVPKRTFFSFFQSKFSNTMDVKSENLELYIQDINVSLELEELDLEDIPMIMFKSSLKVQVKDWSDQFNLKGGLNLKASYFNCNLSVWEPFIEPWNIKLKGFLGKFNVKQMDLGDVLVQSSHQSVVEGESESSDDESEAEMKFIRKTVKSRETSLEKWYSDDSDSDQETGVMDKLAKAITHLISDECSDEDLTNSDSSDESGAEQESRNISQERIKKKISYSSDSGLENDSEGLETSTYIIFETERLEVSFTPANISVIDTLIKSLYNPKTDDCDSTESFVLVNDLAVRSIVMLYQKTERGLEQILEAIDGSRTSSISRQSMSNDCTFVNNLTKKNNHENIDDNSSEMMYKKITDYQLNIKVEGFDDLIVVCPKRTCNKLHALSPVKNDTRYWIMVSVVSKKLSHIITIRSPLMLKNDTSFPLMIHYNRTEAIDTFEMDTGVVEESDNPFESTCTLAILEAGSIFNVPIALAYHSKLFLSPANLQNYLVSDSGVWWPDLSVDTSCAKELVCATSKVDEQPNFSIRVVCEEGEPVFNRASRTVPNYTLRAVPPVVIHNFLPFAIEFSFPNFKHHIEASEKIDVYMLNITHKVLKTDLIVPSYLGISWSGSFNLRKDINEKTVNMSTEHDTDGGNKHLKIAIKITNEDSCRIFIHSPYWIVNKTGLPLQLRGSRSDIVYESHTEEPLLFSYKRLKKRCIKLRAYHSNWSSAFSMDTVYCPGLVICKDKERQKKYRILMKPVLSHLCPHLTTIVTFLPNFSVVNNFNRSLRFMEDNQDADLWTDILQGQTLPFWPETDSMRMFVKLRDGKSGSQHFSIIKEEQTVLRMDKGRALVVKITGGGENPFLISFQKFCQNDAPVRVDNMCDDIFLKIHQKNLGQVTLLSPHQSLLYTWDDPTEERVLYWNAYSKKNKSYVAEFEKDGFGQKRISFCQIKPAEIANINLNFIKLITNQHLESPDTSETSDSDSDAGPPIRLPRTKKSKVVVYWVSYMDAVGQRVLLFTQDEKAAATARKNIENNKSSIDLIVAMDGLGLSLSTSRGVHTEEIAYLSLTDSASEWMVRVRNVWKPFTVELACWLEDMWKNDDKKAHLKDYVHVDFDKMQMIRPFFGHLRRSYNPAARIRCKFTSKSTTVCFKIHRIQLDNQLSDCTFKTALYQTSVCKTSPRYFKPFLELSYSKTPISNHYDVYKYFDISLQDFTVQLDRTFVVSMHKTLSPLLAVFECPLDARFRQDVSSLHAPNIPPGRNPGKVFVEYFHCSPFNIQLSFSAKVPELSPLKSSNSFATDALLYVLDGHSNRLSDIKAVNLNVNSLTRKGLYKESFNSMFSYGLKNYARQLLKQCHVSIFNLDVLENIYEMDEIDEKLNFEEYLGPFIEEVQGSFRAIESVEKWNFEELLPEQMISVHKGTEMSVLLSMSGAIQRPHIGGEDDSAAESFFRGPGRNLLAVLSKSNVSDKVSMAYDGVKRIIESGEEVVMRTRIPRYVNPMGMKSYSMYEAVGLHLFKMLSRSLSNDGYWAHVSLLPEGKKVLLITLRRVILAEKYRTKGPWEIEWSIYVDNIIDVPTVVENKLSFKVRQDEHHSSYFFRGDEKCIEYNDKTTLKWIKNKIQQVMVLGYEDKPLNS; encoded by the exons ATGGAATATGGGCCAGCTGTACAAATGTCAATTGGATCAATTTATCTATCTGATTTACAACATATTTGCAAAAGTGGTCATACcgttgtattattttcaataacaacCAATTCTTTAGTACAAGAATCTACTAATTTGCTTTACAGAAAA gtaaaagcTGATTGTCCTGATTTTAAAAGTCATTTTCACAGTGTAGAAAAGTCTCTTGTATTAGATTTAAATCACGTATCATGTGTGTTTCATAGAacttcatttataaaattttacaaatatatgcaatatattatacaaag AATTGGTAATAGACGTATTTTTTCATCTTTAACAactgaaaatattcaaaattgtgtaaacaattgtttttctaacaATGATCCACCTGTGCCACAAGGAGCAACAAAGTTTAGTTATTCTGctagaatttcaaattttcaaatattaatttgtgatactgaatttgaatttttggaTGTTAAG attggTGGCTTAGAAAGTGATTGCACGTTTAAAGCAAATGATCGGAtggtatttagattttatgtgaTGAATATGAGCATTGATGATTTGTCTCGAATGACTTTGTATCCcaag ttactaTATACGGACGCAGATAAGCTTTTGGAATTCAAATATGTACGACATAATCCCAGGCTTTACAAAACAAGCATTGAAGCACAGACAGATGATGTAAAATCAGATGGAAGTATTAAGTTGTACATAGGACAAGTACATATAACAGTTTTATGcagtattttattagattttcaa tatttcaTTGATCCAATCATTTCTGAAGAACTTGTTGATTTTAGTCGACGTTTACGTAAGGTTTTACTTCCATTTACACCAGATTTTCGAAATGGATGGAAGAGTAAAATGCATTTGTCGATATGCTTACATTTTCCTGTGGTATTATTTCCACAGAATTCTACCTCTCCCAATGTTATTTTATGCAGCTTAGGAGATCTTACGGTGGAAAACTTTTTTAAagagcaattgaaaaaagatTATGACAATTTAgatattgttgataatattttagctaaTTGGGATGCAATTAATGTATCTAGAGCTATTATGACATTAGATGGAACACTCATTATTCAA gaACCAATGGTAGAATCTTTTGGAATCCGTTTGAACATTAAAAGAAATACTACAAACAAACTTTTATATCGGATGAATGGAGGAATTgacaatattcaaattaatctgGGACAGAAAGATCTTGCAATATTCTTACTAGTTTGGGCAGATAACTTTGAGTATGGTCATTGTATCGAAGAAATGTTGTATATGATGATGCCACACATTTCTGGGATCTTGGAAGatcaagatttaaaaaaaatacaagtgttTTTCAATCATGAAACCTCAATTCATgaaattgatttcaaattttctaTCGATGGTATCCAAATTGCACTTTTTGCTAATTCAGatgaa ATATTAAGCTCTCCAATTAGAGATATAAATCATTCATTGTGCAGATTTGATTTGGACGAGATAAATATTAAGATAGATATGTTTTCAGACGACAGAGTAATTTTAAGTACTACAGTACAAAGATGTATGTTAGAAGACACTAGGAGACATAATACATCTGAAAAAAT GATTTTTGAACCTGTTGGTCCATCAGATTCATCTAACGAAGTACATATATCTGTATCAACTCCACCATTATTTGATTTATCTTTTGAAAAGACATATTCAGGTGATAGAACAATTCATATTCATTTGGATAAAACCAGATTGAATTTCTCAATTCCTTTTGTTGTGGAATTAACACAATTTGTATTGGACTCTTTaccaataaaaagaaaaaatactgaTGGAACCTTAGCATCTCCAATGCTTAATGTAGATAGTCATAGGAAATACCCAGATGAAAAGCGATCAGTGGAGAGAAAACCAATGAATATTGAAAAGCAGtcag ctttAACTATATCTGTTCGTTTTGGTCGTCCTGAAATAGCAATATTACCTCCCGGAGTAGAAGAATTAGACATTCGAGATCAAGTACTTTTATGTCGAACAGAGTTTCTTTTAGATTATGGTCGTCATCCAGGACATGAAGAGAGACTTGTTTGTTCATTatcaaattttcatattttagcaGTGTCAAAAAAAAGAAGAGCTGAGAAGAtg GTTTTGCATCCATGTGACATAGAGTTTTCAAGAACTTTAAAATCAGGAGACCATGATGCAATAGAAATTTTAATTCGTTCTAGTCCCCTAAATGTACATTTGTCAACTAGTACAGTTCACATTATTCTCAAT gCCATCGACCTCATGGAATTTAATTACGATGAAGATCCTGATTTCGAAGGATCATCTTATCGGGAGTTTAAAAATGATGATTTATGGACTCCAAAATCCATAGTACCTAATACTGTACCTAACAAATTGGTTcctaaaagaacatttttttcatttttccaaTCAAAGTTTTCGAATACTATGGATGTGAAATCAGAAAATCTTGAACTCTATATACAAGACATTAACGTGTCTCTAGAACTAGAAGAACTAGATTTAGAAGACATTCCTATGATCATGTTTAAATCATCATTAAAAGTTCAAGTAAAAGATTGGTCAGATcagtttaatttaaaag gGGGTCTAAATTTAAAAGCTTCATACTTTAACTGTAATTTGAGTGTTTGGGAACCGTTTATTGAGCCTTGGAATATAAAACTGAAA ggTTTCTTGGGTAAGTTCAATGTAAAACAAATGGATTTGGGTGATGTATTGGTACAATCATCTCACCAATCTGTTGTGGAAGGTGAGAGTGAAAGTTCAGATGATGAAAGTGAAGCTGAAATGAAATTCATTAGAAAAACAGTGAAGTCAAGGG aaacttCACTTGAAAAATGGTACTCTGATGATTCAGATTCAGATCAGGAAACAGGAGTTATGGATAAATTAGCTAAAGctattacacatttaatatcTGA TGAATGTAGTGATGAAGACTTAACAAATTCAGATTCAAGCGATGAAAGCGGAGCTGAACAGGAATCCAGAAATATTAGTCAAGAAaggataaagaaaaaaatta gtTACTCTAGTGATTCTGGTTTAGAAAATGATTCTGAAGGACTGGAAACATCAACGTATATCATTTTTGAAACGGAGAGGCTAGAAGTATCATTTACTCCAGCTAATATATCTGTTATTGATACACTCATAAAATCGTTGTATAATCCAAAAACTGATGATTGTGATTCAACTGAAAGTTTTGTTCTTGTTAATGATCTTGCAGTGAGAtctattgttatgttatatcaAAAAActgag agaGGATTAGAACAAATCTTAGAAGCAATTGATGGATCTAGAACATCTTCAATATCCAGACAAag CATGTCTAACGATTGtacttttgtaaataatttaacaaaaaaaaataatcatgaaaACATTGATGACAATTCTAGTGAAATGATGTACAAGAAAATTACTGACTATCAACtcaatataaaagttgaag gTTTTGATGATTTGATTGTGGTTTGTCCAAAACGTACATGCAATAAATTACATGCTCTTTCTCCAGTAAAAAATGACACACGGTATTGGATTATGGTATCTGTAGTGTCAAAAAAGCTGAGccacataataacaataagatcACCTTTAATG TTGAAAAATGACACATCATTCCCTTTGATGATCCATTATAATCGTACTGAAGCAATAGATACTTTTGAAATGGATACTGGAGTTGTAGAAGAGTCTGACAATCCTTTTGAATCGACATGTACGTTGGCAATTCTTGAAGCTGGATCAATTTTTAATGTGCCAATAGCTTTAGCATATCATTCAAAACTGTTCTTATCTCCTGCTAATTTGCA gaATTATCTTGTTAGTGATAGTGGTGTTTGGTGGCCAGATTTGTCCGTTGATACTAGTTGTGCAAAAGAATTAGTATGTGCTACATCTAAAGTTGACGAACAACCAAATTTTTCTATTCGG GTTGTCTGTGAAGAAGGAGAACCAGTTTTTAACCGTGCTTCAAGAACAGTGCCAAATTATACTTTAAGAGCAGTTCCTCCTGTAGTCATACATAATTTTCTTCCGTTTGCTATAGAATTCAGTTTTCCAAATTTCAAGCACCATATTGAAGCTTCCGAGAAAATTGATGTTTACATGTTAAATATTACACATAAGGTTTTGAAAACTGATTTAATTGTACCATCATATCTTGGTATATCGTGGTCTGGAAGCTTTAACTTGCGAAaagatataaatgaaaaaactgTAAACATGAGTACTGAACATGATACTGATGGTggtaacaaacatttaaaaattgcaataaaaattacaaatgaaGATTCTTGTCGCATTTTTATACATTCACCATATTGGATTGTAAATAAGACAGGTTTACCATTACAATTAagg ggaTCACGATCAGATATTGTGTATGAATCACATACTGAAGAaccattattgttttcatacaaACGCTTAAAAAAGAGATGTATTAAACTAAGGGCATACCATTCAAATTGGTCTTCAGCATTTTCAATGGATACAGTTTACTGCCCTGgacttgtaatttgtaaagaTAAAGAACGCCAGAAAAAATACAGAATTTTAATGAAGCCAGTTTTATCTCACTTATGCCCTCATTTAACAACAATCGtcacatttttaccaaatttctCTGTAGTAAATAATTTCAACAGAAGTTTACGATTCATGGAGGATAATCAAGATGCAGATTTATGGACAGACATTTTACAAGGACAG acATTACCATTTTGGCCTGAGACTGATTCAATGAGGATGTTTGTTAAACTTCGAGATGGAAAATCCGGATcacaacatttttcaattataaaagaAGAGCAGACGGTTCTTAGAATGGATAAagga CGAGCTCTTGTAGTTAAAATAACAGGTGGTGGCGAAAATCCGTTTTTaataagttttcaaaaattctGTCAAAATGATGCTCCAGTAAGAGTTGACAATATGTGTGatgacatttttctaaaaattcatcaaaaaaatTTGGGACAA GTAACATTACTAAGTCCTCATCAATCTCTATTATATACTTGGGATGATCCTACTGAAGAACGTGTGCTTTACTGGAATGCatatagcaaaaaaaacaaaagttatgtAGCAGAGTTTGAAAAAGATGGATTTGGACAGAAAAGGATAAGTTTCTGTCAAATCAAACCAGCTGAAATTGCAAATATcaacttaaattttattaaattaataacaaatcaaCATCTTGAATCACCCGATACGAGTGAAACGAGTGATTCAGATTCTGATGCGGGACCACCTATTaga ttacctagaaccaaaaaatctaagGTTGTGGTTTACTGGGTAAGTTATATGGACGCCGTAGGTCAAAGAGTATTGCTTTTTACCCAAGACGAAAAAGCAGCAGCAACTGCacgtaaaaatattgaaaataataaatctagtATTGACTTAATTGTAGCCATGGACGGACTGGGATTATCTCTG AGTACTTCTCGTGGTGTTCACACGGAGGAGATTGCCTATTTAAGTTTAACAGATTCTGCTTCTGAATGGATGGTGAGAGTAAGAAATGTCTGGAAACCTTTTACAGTTGAACTTGCATGTTGGTTGGAAGATATGTGGAAAAACGATGATAAAAAAGCACATTTAAAAGATTATGTCcat gtGGATTTCGACAAAATGCAAATGATAAGACCATTTTTTGGACATCTTCGTCGTTCGTATAATCCAGCTGCACGGATTCGATGTAAATTTACTTCAAAAAGTACTACCGTGTGCTTCAAAATTCATAGAATACAA ttggaCAATCAGTTATCGGATTGTACATTTAAAACTGCATTGTATCAAACATCCGTGTGTAAGACATCTCCTcgatattttaaaccatttttggAATTATCATATTCTAAAACACCAATTTCTAATCATTACGACGTTTACAA atattttgataTAAGTCTTCAAGACTTTACCGTACAACTCGATAGAACATTTGTGGTTAGTATGCATAAAACTTTATCACCACTTCTTGCAGTTTTTGAATGTCCGTTAGATGCGAGATTTAGACAAGACGTAAGTTCACTTCATGCACCTAATATCCCACCG GGGAGAAACCCTGGTAAGGTATTTGTTGAGTATTTCCATTGTTCtccatttaatatacaattaagttTTTCGGCGAAAGTACCAGAACTCAGCCCCTTGAAGAGCTCCAATAGTTTTGCAACAGATGCTCTTTTGTATGTACTCGATGGCCATTCGAACCGTTTAAGTGACATAAAAGCCGTAAATCTCAA tgtgAATAGCTTAACACGAAAAGGACTTTATAAAGAATCATTTAACTCAATGTTTAGTTACGGATTAAAAAATTACGCACGGCAGTTATTAAAACAATGCCatgtttctatttttaatttggatGTATTGGAAAACATTTACGAAATGGATGAGATTGATGAAAAACTAAACTTTGAA GAATACTTAGGGCCTTTTATTGAAGAAGTACAAGGTTCATTTAGAGCCATTGAAAGTGTAGAAAAATGGAATTTTGAGGAACTATTGCCGGAACAAATGATTTCTGTCCACAAAGGAACAGAAATGTCAGTTTTGTTATCTATGTCTGGTGCAATACAAAGACCTCATATTG GTGGAGAAGACGATAGTGCTGCAGAGTCGTTCTTTAGAGGTCCCGGTCGGAACTTACTGGCAGTCCTGTCAAAATCTAACGTATCCGATAAGGTGTCAATGGCTTATGATGGAGTTAAAAG AATTATTGAGTCAGGCGAAGAGGTAGTGATGCGAACACGAATTCCAAGATATGTCAATCCAATG ggAATGAAAAGCTATTCTATGTATGAAGCTGTTGGtttacatttgtttaaaatgttgagtCGTTCTCTATCAAATGATGGTTATTGGGCGCACGTGAGTTTACTACCAGAGGGGAAAAAAGTCCTACTTATTACATTAAG acgagtaattttagctgaaaaataCCGCACTAAAGGACCGTGGGAAATCGAATGGAGTATTTATGTTGATAACATAATTGATGTGCCAACAgttgttgaaaataaattaagtttcaaAGTTCGGCAA GATGAACATCACTCGAGTTATTTTTTCCGCGGTGACGAAAAATGTATCGAATACAACGATAAAACAACATTGAAATGGATTAAGAATAAAATTCAACAAGTTATGGTTTTAGGATATGAGGATAAACCTCtcaattcttaa